A genome region from Acidobacteriota bacterium includes the following:
- a CDS encoding nickel-dependent hydrogenase large subunit has translation MVTAMKSKKGAPTADRKLVEMNWDPITRIVGSLGIYTKIDFENKEVAECYSTSSIFRGYSIFMKGKDPRDAHFITSRICGICGDNHATCATYAQNMAFGIHPPAMAEWIINLGEAAEYMFDHNIFQDNLVGVDFCEQMVKETNPSVWAKAQKTEAPNAKLHGYKTIADIMTALNPFTGEFYREALQTSRYTREMFCLMEGKHVHPSTLYPGGVGTVPTVQLFTDYLVRLMRYVEFMKKVVPLHDDLFDFFYQALPGYEKVGQRRVLLGCWGSFNNPEVCDYTYRNMSNWGRAMYVTPGVVVDDKLVTTDLVDINLNIRILLGSSYYDDWDKGETFVKQDPLGNPVDQKHPWNQTTIPKPQKRDFDGNYTWVMSPRWLDKRTGDHLALDTGGGAIARLWATALAGLVDIGYVKATGRSVKIYLPKTMSLPEVEFEWKVPKWSNAIERDRARTYFQAYAAACALHFVEQAMAELHAGRTKTWTEFKVPEEAIGCGFHEAVRGVLSHHVVIRDGKIANYHPYPPTPWNANPRDIYGTPGPYEDAVQNTPIFEENGPDKFKGIDIMRAVRSFDPCLPCGVHMYLGNGKVLETRHSPMFGAHV, from the coding sequence ATGGTTACTGCAATGAAAAGCAAGAAAGGCGCTCCCACTGCGGATCGCAAACTGGTCGAAATGAACTGGGATCCGATCACACGCATCGTCGGTTCACTGGGCATTTACACCAAGATTGATTTTGAAAACAAAGAAGTCGCCGAATGTTACAGCACGTCTTCAATCTTTCGCGGCTACAGCATCTTCATGAAAGGCAAAGACCCGCGCGATGCGCATTTTATCACCAGCCGCATCTGCGGCATCTGCGGGGATAACCACGCGACCTGTGCGACGTATGCCCAAAACATGGCGTTTGGAATTCACCCGCCGGCAATGGCCGAATGGATCATCAACCTGGGCGAAGCGGCAGAGTACATGTTCGACCACAATATCTTTCAGGATAATCTGGTCGGCGTGGATTTCTGCGAACAAATGGTCAAGGAAACAAATCCCAGCGTTTGGGCAAAAGCGCAGAAAACCGAAGCGCCAAACGCCAAACTGCATGGGTACAAAACCATCGCGGACATTATGACAGCGCTCAATCCCTTCACCGGGGAGTTTTACCGCGAAGCGCTGCAAACCAGTCGCTACACACGCGAAATGTTTTGCCTGATGGAAGGCAAACACGTTCATCCTTCGACTCTGTATCCGGGCGGCGTTGGCACAGTACCAACGGTGCAACTCTTTACCGATTATCTGGTTCGGTTGATGCGTTACGTAGAATTTATGAAGAAGGTCGTCCCCCTCCACGACGACCTCTTCGATTTTTTCTATCAGGCGCTTCCCGGTTACGAAAAGGTCGGTCAACGCCGCGTGCTGCTGGGCTGCTGGGGATCGTTCAATAACCCCGAAGTTTGCGATTACACCTACAGAAACATGAGCAACTGGGGTCGTGCGATGTATGTCACGCCTGGCGTGGTCGTGGATGACAAACTGGTCACGACCGATCTGGTGGATATCAATTTGAACATTCGCATCCTGCTCGGCAGTTCGTATTACGACGATTGGGATAAAGGCGAAACCTTCGTCAAACAAGATCCGCTGGGCAATCCTGTGGATCAGAAACATCCGTGGAATCAAACGACAATCCCAAAACCCCAGAAACGCGATTTTGACGGCAATTACACCTGGGTGATGTCGCCGCGTTGGCTGGACAAACGCACAGGAGATCATTTGGCGCTGGATACAGGCGGCGGAGCGATTGCGCGGTTGTGGGCGACGGCGCTGGCCGGGCTGGTGGATATCGGTTACGTCAAAGCCACCGGCCGAAGCGTAAAGATTTACCTGCCGAAAACCATGTCGCTGCCCGAAGTCGAATTCGAATGGAAAGTGCCGAAATGGTCAAACGCCATCGAACGCGACCGCGCGCGAACCTACTTTCAAGCGTATGCTGCTGCCTGTGCGCTGCATTTCGTCGAACAGGCAATGGCCGAACTGCACGCCGGTCGCACCAAGACCTGGACGGAGTTCAAGGTTCCCGAAGAGGCCATTGGCTGTGGTTTCCATGAAGCGGTGCGCGGCGTTCTGTCGCATCACGTCGTCATTCGGGACGGCAAAATCGCCAACTATCACCCTTATCCGCCGACTCCCTGGAATGCCAACCCGCGTGACATTTATGGCACTCCGGGGCCTTACGAAGACGCCGTGCAAAACACGCCGATCTTCGAGGAAAACGGGCCGGACAAGTTCAAAGGCATTGACATTATGCGTGCCGTTCGCAGCTTCGATCCGTGTCTGCCTTGCGGCGTACACATGTATCTGGGCAATGGCAAAGTGCTGGAAACACGCCATTCGCCTATGTTCGGAGCGCATGTATAA
- a CDS encoding NifU family protein, producing MAQFDKKDFQQRLQKIENLVQTIESSADPLVRASAVELMQSVMEMHGAGIERMLEIVFEAGGSEIIEQFAEDELAANLLLLYGLHPLEIETRVMQALDKVRPYLQSHGGNVELLGVADTVVRLKLQGSCNGCASSAMTLKLAIEEAIYEAAPDVTGLEVEGVSGEAPRSGLVQLTSRNQNGSAHPTESAKGWEEVQGLPELTQGAVQRIEVAGRPILFCHVGESFYAYGDACPECGRTIMAASLEATSLVCPSCGQRFDVMRAGRGLDKPSLHLEPFPLLMEKGRAKIALPA from the coding sequence GTGGCTCAATTCGATAAGAAAGATTTTCAACAACGACTGCAAAAAATCGAAAACCTGGTTCAAACGATTGAATCTTCCGCAGATCCTCTTGTGCGAGCGAGCGCAGTGGAATTGATGCAATCCGTCATGGAAATGCACGGCGCCGGAATTGAGCGGATGCTGGAAATTGTTTTTGAGGCAGGTGGTAGTGAAATTATTGAACAGTTTGCGGAGGATGAGTTGGCAGCAAATCTGCTGCTTCTATATGGCTTGCATCCGTTGGAGATCGAAACGCGTGTGATGCAGGCGCTGGATAAAGTGCGGCCGTATTTACAGTCGCATGGCGGAAATGTTGAGCTACTGGGCGTGGCAGATACCGTAGTGCGGCTGAAGTTACAGGGAAGCTGCAACGGCTGCGCTTCGTCGGCGATGACGCTTAAGCTGGCGATCGAAGAGGCCATCTACGAGGCTGCGCCCGATGTCACGGGGCTGGAAGTCGAAGGCGTTTCGGGGGAGGCGCCTCGCTCCGGCCTCGTGCAATTAACATCACGAAATCAGAATGGTTCGGCGCATCCGACCGAATCCGCCAAAGGCTGGGAAGAAGTGCAAGGTCTTCCCGAACTAACACAAGGCGCGGTGCAAAGGATCGAAGTCGCCGGGCGTCCGATTTTGTTTTGTCACGTCGGGGAAAGCTTTTATGCCTATGGCGATGCCTGCCCGGAATGCGGCAGGACGATCATGGCTGCATCGCTGGAAGCTACTTCCCTTGTTTGTCCGTCGTGCGGCCAACGTTTCGACGTAATGCGTGCCGGGCGCGGATTGGATAAACCCAGCCTGCACCTGGAACCATTTCCTCTGTTGATGGAGAAGGGTCGAGCGAAAATCGCACTTCCGGCTTAG
- a CDS encoding hydrogenase maturation protease: protein MRPRVLVACIGNIFFGDDGFGVEVAKRLATYHWPEHVRVVDYGIRGFDLTFALMDGYDVIIFVDAIQRGEASGTLYLIEPDLSELETVAAQPVAVEPHGMDPMKVLQMARSMGAEFKRILLVGCEPETFGPENEGLMGLSNTVESAIDEAVRMIESLIAETCGRE, encoded by the coding sequence ATGCGTCCACGGGTTCTGGTCGCCTGTATCGGGAACATCTTTTTCGGCGACGACGGATTTGGCGTCGAAGTCGCAAAACGTCTGGCCACGTACCATTGGCCGGAGCATGTGCGCGTCGTGGATTACGGCATTCGTGGATTCGATCTGACGTTTGCGCTGATGGATGGATACGACGTAATCATTTTCGTTGACGCCATTCAGCGCGGGGAGGCGTCCGGCACGCTTTACCTGATTGAACCTGACCTGAGCGAACTGGAAACCGTAGCGGCGCAACCGGTAGCGGTCGAACCGCACGGAATGGATCCCATGAAGGTGTTACAGATGGCGCGCTCGATGGGGGCAGAGTTCAAACGCATTTTGCTGGTGGGTTGCGAACCCGAAACCTTTGGCCCGGAAAACGAAGGATTGATGGGATTGAGTAATACCGTCGAATCGGCAATTGACGAAGCGGTGCGGATGATTGAATCCCTGATCGCTGAAACCTGCGGGCGGGAATAG
- a CDS encoding YceI family protein, producing the protein MSDPGTTVTRYSIIPNRSRFTVRAFAGGALSAFGHNPTIAIRGFSGDVQFSPEAISASSLRMTINAESLALADAVSEKDRKELERTMREEALEIARYPEIAFESTTVSGNKLFAGRYRIAIEGELTLHGVTRPCPLDVQLIAGPDTLRASGEFSIQQTDYRIKLVTALGGAIKLKDELKFSFDLVAQQTQE; encoded by the coding sequence ATGAGCGACCCTGGAACGACTGTCACTCGTTACAGCATCATCCCGAATCGCAGCCGGTTCACGGTGCGAGCATTCGCTGGCGGAGCGTTGTCGGCGTTCGGCCATAACCCAACCATTGCCATTCGTGGGTTTTCCGGCGATGTGCAATTTTCGCCGGAGGCAATTTCCGCCTCCAGTTTGCGTATGACTATCAACGCGGAATCCCTGGCACTTGCTGATGCTGTCAGCGAAAAAGACAGGAAAGAATTGGAACGCACCATGCGCGAAGAGGCGCTTGAAATCGCGCGGTACCCGGAAATTGCTTTCGAAAGCACGACTGTTTCCGGCAACAAACTGTTTGCCGGGCGATACCGCATCGCTATTGAAGGCGAATTAACGCTTCATGGAGTCACCCGGCCGTGTCCGCTTGATGTCCAGCTTATTGCCGGCCCGGACACCTTGCGCGCTTCCGGGGAGTTTTCCATTCAGCAAACAGATTATCGAATCAAACTGGTCACGGCGCTTGGCGGCGCAATCAAACTGAAAGACGAATTGAAATTCTCCTTCGATCTTGTGGCACAGCAAACGCAAGAGTGA
- a CDS encoding hydrogenase maturation nickel metallochaperone HypA, which yields MHELSIALSIIEGASSEASRHGDVKVSAVHLKLGPLSGVVKDALLFSFELACEETALEGSRLVIEEVPVLVFCPNCKMERTPPSIQQMCCPVCGEWTPQVVQGHELELVALEICE from the coding sequence ATGCACGAGCTTTCCATTGCTTTGAGCATCATTGAAGGAGCCAGCAGCGAAGCCAGTCGGCATGGCGATGTCAAAGTAAGCGCTGTGCATTTGAAATTGGGACCGCTTTCGGGCGTGGTGAAAGACGCGCTGCTGTTTTCTTTTGAACTGGCTTGCGAAGAAACCGCGCTGGAGGGGTCGCGATTGGTGATTGAGGAAGTTCCAGTGCTGGTGTTTTGTCCCAATTGCAAGATGGAGCGCACACCTCCTTCGATTCAGCAGATGTGCTGCCCTGTTTGCGGTGAATGGACGCCGCAGGTCGTGCAAGGCCATGAACTAGAACTTGTCGCATTGGAGATTTGCGAATGA
- the hypB gene encoding hydrogenase nickel incorporation protein HypB — protein sequence MNTAPRLIEVRQNVLKKNDVLARALRQRFRDAGVCVFSLVSSPGAGKTTLLEKTLTELRRRCHVAALVGDLATENDAARLARSEAPVKQIITGTVCHLEAAMVEQALEGWNLEELDCLIIENVGNLVCPSSYDLGEALRIVLMSVTEGEDKPLKYPTIFNTSDVAVITKIDLAEAVEFDLKAAHRSIQSVRPGMQMFEVSAKTGQGMDEWLELLQSRIAETVFRI from the coding sequence ATGAACACTGCGCCACGGTTAATTGAAGTCAGACAAAACGTGCTGAAAAAGAACGACGTTCTGGCGCGCGCTTTACGCCAGAGGTTTCGTGATGCGGGCGTCTGCGTCTTCAGTCTGGTTTCCAGCCCCGGCGCGGGTAAAACCACGCTGCTGGAAAAAACGCTGACTGAATTGCGCAGGCGCTGTCACGTTGCAGCGTTAGTCGGCGATTTGGCCACGGAAAACGACGCTGCCAGACTTGCCCGCTCCGAAGCACCGGTCAAGCAAATCATCACCGGCACGGTTTGCCACCTGGAAGCAGCGATGGTCGAACAGGCGCTGGAAGGTTGGAATCTGGAAGAACTGGATTGCCTGATTATCGAAAACGTCGGCAACCTGGTTTGTCCGTCCAGTTACGATCTGGGCGAAGCTCTGCGGATTGTGTTGATGTCTGTCACAGAAGGCGAGGATAAACCCTTGAAGTATCCGACCATCTTCAATACTTCCGACGTGGCGGTTATCACCAAGATTGATTTGGCCGAAGCTGTCGAATTCGATTTGAAGGCAGCCCATCGCAGCATTCAATCCGTCCGACCCGGGATGCAAATGTTCGAGGTTTCGGCCAAAACCGGCCAAGGCATGGATGAATGGTTGGAGCTTTTACAATCGCGGATCGCAGAGACAGTCTTTCGAATTTGA
- the hypF gene encoding carbamoyltransferase HypF, translated as MTTRAQILVRGIVQGVGFRPYIFSLARKRALRGQVFNNTSGVVIDIEGDDHAIELFVDEISQHPPPLSRIETVERSDNLIPAEYSDFRIVESAAAGQKFTPISPDIATCQDCLRELFDPRDRRYRYPFINCTNCGPRFTIIETIPYDRAQTTMREFKMCMACLTEYQNPLDRRFHAEPTACAACGPKLFLTDANQQKLMLESHEDPISRTRHLLSEGAIVAIKGLGGFHLACDALNADSVERLRFRKYREEKPFALMAASVDVVRQFCLVSEAEKALLHSERRPIVLLQRKPKADIPATVAPGVHTLGFMLPYTPLHYLLLDGMERPLVMTSGNVSDEPICYEDSDARRRLAEIADYFLTHNRRIHMRTDDSVTRVMSGEKVLLRRSRGYAPAPIKTTFSFQQQILGCGAELKNTFCLARDRYAFVSHHIGDLENLETLRSFAEGIEHFKRLFDLHPQAVAYDLHPEYLSTKHALAMEEISVKIGVQHHHAHIASCLADNGVEGEVIGVAMDGLGFGEDGRFWGGEFFVADFVDAERIAHLDYIPMPGGTKAIREPWRMASVYLHRALGNDFCELPLPFAEKLYQITWPTLRSMIAANTNCPETSSMGRLFDAVSALLGLRARVSYEGQAAIELETIADRNVASGYEFEVTDSGVIKTEPVIRRAVDDLLDGSPASEISAKFHLAVAQMIWALAHKVRTTRHLNRVALSGGVFQNMVLVEHASRMLTADGFEVLTHNRVPTNDGGISLGQVSVANARLSAGRF; from the coding sequence ATGACGACACGGGCACAAATTCTGGTCCGAGGCATTGTGCAAGGTGTTGGGTTTCGCCCTTACATCTTTTCGCTGGCCAGAAAACGTGCATTACGCGGTCAGGTATTCAACAACACTTCCGGAGTCGTCATTGACATCGAAGGCGACGATCACGCGATTGAACTGTTCGTTGATGAAATCAGCCAGCATCCACCGCCGCTTTCCCGAATCGAAACTGTCGAACGCAGTGACAATCTGATTCCTGCCGAATACAGCGACTTCCGAATTGTTGAAAGCGCTGCCGCCGGTCAAAAGTTCACGCCGATTTCCCCCGATATTGCCACTTGCCAGGATTGCCTGCGCGAATTGTTTGATCCGCGTGATCGCCGGTATCGCTATCCGTTCATCAACTGCACAAACTGCGGGCCGCGCTTCACGATTATCGAAACCATCCCTTATGACCGTGCGCAAACCACAATGCGCGAGTTCAAAATGTGCATGGCCTGTTTGACAGAGTATCAAAACCCGCTCGATCGTCGTTTTCATGCCGAACCAACTGCTTGCGCAGCTTGCGGACCAAAACTGTTCCTGACCGATGCAAACCAACAGAAGCTCATGCTGGAATCACACGAAGATCCCATCAGCCGCACGCGGCATCTTCTGTCGGAAGGAGCGATTGTCGCCATCAAAGGCCTGGGCGGATTTCATCTCGCCTGCGATGCACTCAATGCGGATTCGGTCGAGCGGCTGAGGTTTAGAAAATATCGCGAGGAAAAACCGTTTGCGTTGATGGCCGCGTCAGTTGATGTCGTACGGCAATTTTGTTTGGTATCGGAAGCGGAGAAAGCGCTGCTGCATTCGGAACGGCGTCCGATTGTGTTGCTCCAACGAAAACCGAAAGCTGACATTCCGGCTACCGTCGCTCCCGGCGTGCACACGCTGGGGTTTATGCTGCCCTACACGCCACTGCATTATTTGCTGTTGGATGGAATGGAGCGACCTTTGGTGATGACCAGCGGCAATGTTTCCGACGAGCCAATCTGTTACGAAGACAGCGACGCTCGACGCAGATTGGCTGAAATCGCCGATTACTTCCTGACGCACAACCGGCGCATACATATGCGTACGGACGATTCGGTTACGCGCGTGATGTCAGGGGAAAAAGTTCTTCTGCGTCGTTCTCGCGGATACGCTCCCGCGCCGATCAAAACTACGTTCAGCTTTCAGCAGCAAATTCTTGGCTGCGGAGCGGAGTTGAAAAATACATTTTGCCTCGCCCGCGACCGTTACGCATTCGTCAGCCACCACATCGGCGATCTGGAAAACCTGGAAACGCTGCGCTCATTCGCCGAAGGAATTGAACACTTCAAACGACTCTTCGATTTGCATCCGCAAGCCGTCGCCTACGACCTGCACCCGGAATACCTTTCCACCAAACATGCGCTGGCGATGGAGGAAATCAGCGTCAAAATCGGTGTGCAGCATCATCACGCGCACATCGCCAGTTGCCTGGCTGACAACGGCGTCGAAGGCGAAGTAATCGGCGTGGCGATGGATGGTTTGGGATTTGGGGAAGATGGCCGGTTCTGGGGCGGCGAATTTTTCGTGGCGGATTTTGTGGATGCCGAACGCATCGCGCATCTCGATTACATTCCGATGCCCGGCGGCACAAAAGCGATTCGCGAACCGTGGCGCATGGCTTCGGTGTATTTGCACCGAGCACTGGGCAATGATTTTTGCGAATTGCCTCTGCCCTTTGCCGAAAAGCTGTATCAAATCACCTGGCCTACGTTGCGGAGCATGATTGCGGCAAACACGAATTGCCCCGAAACGTCCAGTATGGGCAGGCTTTTTGACGCCGTTTCCGCCTTGCTGGGCTTACGGGCGCGCGTCAGTTACGAAGGGCAGGCAGCAATCGAACTGGAAACGATTGCGGATCGTAACGTCGCATCCGGATACGAATTTGAAGTGACCGATTCCGGCGTGATCAAAACCGAACCGGTCATTCGCCGCGCAGTGGACGACCTGCTCGATGGCAGTCCGGCGTCGGAAATTTCCGCGAAGTTTCATTTGGCCGTCGCACAAATGATTTGGGCGTTGGCACATAAAGTGCGAACCACGCGTCATCTGAATCGCGTCGCGCTGTCAGGCGGCGTGTTTCAAAACATGGTTTTGGTCGAACACGCCAGCCGGATGCTGACGGCCGATGGATTTGAAGTTCTAACCCATAACCGCGTGCCGACAAACGACGGCGGTATTTCGCTCGGACAGGTTTCCGTGGCCAATGCGCGTTTGTCGGCGGGGAGATTTTGA
- a CDS encoding HypC/HybG/HupF family hydrogenase formation chaperone — MCLAIPGRIVEIVDAENQIAKVEVGGVRRGVHTGMLDDVKIGDYVLVHVGFALSKVDEKEAEETLRLLRELGSYQDEFEQFQTSLE; from the coding sequence ATGTGTTTAGCAATACCCGGAAGGATTGTTGAAATCGTGGATGCGGAAAACCAGATCGCCAAAGTCGAAGTCGGCGGCGTGCGTCGCGGCGTGCATACCGGCATGCTCGACGATGTAAAGATCGGCGATTACGTGCTCGTACACGTCGGCTTCGCCCTGAGCAAAGTGGACGAAAAGGAAGCCGAGGAAACGCTGCGCCTGTTGCGGGAACTGGGTTCCTATCAGGACGAATTCGAACAGTTCCAGACGTCGTTGGAGTAA
- a CDS encoding SIS domain-containing protein, producing the protein MSQSIEDFSRAFYPFLHEGKKQPEALLEELRFSLLEKARESMDVKQRFFEENQETILAASLALAKTFHRGRKLLVCGNGGSATDAQHIAVEFMHPITVGRKALPAVCLNNDMAMVTAVANDVSFDDVFTRQIIALGCEGDALLAISTSGNSDNLLHGIATARRLKLLTIGFAGNDGGRMAEMQRDGLLDFCLSAPSSSIHRIQETHVTLYHVMWDLVHTFLQDGVLVERQI; encoded by the coding sequence ATGTCGCAAAGTATCGAGGATTTCTCACGCGCCTTTTATCCGTTTCTGCACGAAGGCAAAAAACAGCCTGAAGCGCTGTTGGAGGAATTACGCTTCTCGCTGCTGGAAAAGGCGCGAGAGAGCATGGACGTAAAACAGCGTTTTTTTGAGGAAAACCAGGAAACCATTCTGGCGGCTTCGCTGGCGCTGGCAAAAACATTTCATCGCGGACGCAAGTTGCTGGTTTGCGGCAACGGCGGATCGGCAACCGATGCGCAACACATCGCCGTCGAGTTCATGCATCCCATCACTGTCGGTCGAAAAGCCTTGCCCGCCGTTTGCCTGAACAACGATATGGCGATGGTCACTGCCGTAGCCAACGACGTAAGTTTTGACGATGTTTTCACGCGGCAAATCATCGCTCTGGGTTGCGAAGGGGATGCGCTGCTGGCGATTTCGACCAGCGGAAATTCAGACAATCTATTGCACGGAATTGCCACCGCCCGACGCTTGAAGCTATTGACAATTGGCTTTGCCGGAAACGACGGCGGCAGGATGGCGGAAATGCAGCGCGACGGGTTGCTGGATTTTTGCCTGTCGGCTCCCTCTTCCAGCATCCATCGTATTCAGGAAACACACGTCACGCTGTATCACGTCATGTGGGATCTGGTTCACACCTTTCTGCAGGATGGCGTGCTGGTTGAAAGGCAGATATGA
- the hypD gene encoding hydrogenase formation protein HypD has protein sequence MKFIDEYRQSDLARTLAGKIAEMTSRPLKLMEVCGGHTHTIFKYGIEDLLPPNIEMIHGPGCPVCVIPMGRTDDAITLAREPGVIFTTYGDAMRVPGSKMSLLDAKAAGADVRMVYSPLDALKIAKKTPDRHVIFFALGFETTSPSTAMTVLQAAKEGVENFGVFCNHITILPALKAMLDSPDLQLDGFVGPGHVSTIIGTRPYEFVPREYGKPLVVSGFEPLDILQSVYMIVKQVVEGRAEVENQYGRVVPRDGNQRALEALFEVFEPRDFFEWRGLGSIAHSGMKLRPKYAAYDAELKFSVPGLRVADPKACQCGEILKGVKKPWECKVFGTACTPETPIGSCMVSSEGACAAYYNFGRLSKVAERSAANARA, from the coding sequence ATGAAATTCATTGACGAATATCGGCAAAGCGATTTGGCGCGAACTCTGGCCGGCAAGATTGCCGAGATGACTTCGCGGCCATTGAAGCTGATGGAAGTTTGCGGCGGCCATACGCATACGATTTTCAAATACGGCATTGAAGATTTGCTGCCGCCCAACATTGAAATGATCCACGGGCCGGGCTGCCCGGTGTGTGTCATTCCGATGGGACGCACCGACGACGCCATTACGCTGGCGCGAGAACCGGGCGTGATTTTCACAACTTATGGCGATGCGATGCGCGTTCCCGGATCGAAGATGAGTTTGTTGGACGCCAAAGCCGCAGGCGCAGACGTTCGCATGGTGTATTCGCCGCTCGACGCACTGAAGATTGCGAAAAAAACGCCTGACCGCCACGTCATCTTTTTCGCGCTGGGATTTGAAACCACTTCGCCTTCGACGGCCATGACCGTTTTGCAAGCGGCCAAAGAAGGCGTCGAAAACTTCGGCGTCTTTTGCAACCACATCACCATACTTCCCGCGCTCAAAGCGATGTTGGATTCGCCGGATTTGCAGCTTGACGGGTTCGTCGGCCCGGGCCACGTCAGCACCATCATCGGCACGCGGCCTTACGAATTTGTGCCGCGCGAATACGGCAAGCCGTTGGTCGTTTCCGGCTTTGAGCCGCTCGACATCCTGCAATCGGTTTACATGATCGTCAAACAGGTGGTCGAAGGTCGCGCCGAAGTCGAAAACCAGTACGGACGCGTTGTACCGCGCGACGGCAACCAGCGTGCGCTGGAAGCATTATTCGAGGTGTTTGAACCGCGCGATTTTTTTGAGTGGCGCGGATTGGGTTCCATTGCTCATAGCGGCATGAAGTTGCGACCGAAATATGCGGCTTACGACGCGGAGTTGAAATTCAGCGTTCCGGGGTTGCGCGTTGCCGACCCGAAGGCTTGCCAATGCGGCGAGATTTTGAAAGGCGTCAAAAAACCCTGGGAGTGCAAGGTATTCGGCACGGCCTGTACACCGGAAACCCCCATTGGTTCGTGCATGGTTTCCAGCGAAGGCGCTTGCGCGGCGTATTACAACTTCGGGAGATTGTCGAAAGTGGCTGAGCGTTCGGCTGCCAATGCGAGGGCATGA
- the hypE gene encoding hydrogenase expression/formation protein HypE, whose protein sequence is MTEQFTPSPLFTRVERARRRKPRVRDEFITLAHGSGGKAMRELVEGLFLEYLRNPLLEKLEDQAVFQVNSSLPRLAFTTDSYVVTPIFFPGGDIGELAVNGTINDLAMSGARPLYLSAGFILEEGFPVEDLKRILVSMRDAAHEAGVEIVTGDTKVVQKGSADKIFINTSGIGVIEHSVSLSASAARAGDKVIVSGTIGDHGTTILIARGDLELETDIGSDTAPLHLLVADMLSETARLGAPDAIRCMRDPTRGGVATTLNEIALSSEVCIQIHEDRIPVREEVKGACEILGLDPLYVANEGKLIALVSGEVAEAIVGRMRQNPYGHDACIIGEVKPEPQGIVTMVTGFGGSRIVDMLVGEQLPRIC, encoded by the coding sequence ATGACAGAACAATTCACTCCATCGCCTCTGTTCACACGCGTCGAACGTGCACGGCGACGAAAACCCAGAGTCCGGGACGAATTCATTACGCTTGCTCACGGCAGCGGCGGCAAGGCCATGCGTGAACTGGTCGAAGGGTTGTTTCTGGAGTATTTGCGAAATCCGCTGCTGGAAAAGCTGGAAGATCAAGCCGTTTTTCAGGTCAACTCGTCATTACCCAGACTGGCGTTCACAACGGACTCTTACGTCGTCACGCCGATTTTCTTTCCTGGCGGCGATATTGGTGAACTGGCCGTCAATGGCACGATCAACGATTTGGCGATGAGCGGCGCGCGGCCACTGTACCTGTCCGCCGGATTCATTTTGGAAGAAGGATTTCCTGTCGAAGACCTCAAGCGAATTCTGGTTTCGATGCGCGATGCCGCGCATGAAGCAGGAGTCGAAATCGTCACCGGCGACACGAAAGTCGTACAGAAAGGCAGCGCCGACAAAATCTTCATCAACACTTCCGGCATCGGCGTTATCGAACATTCGGTCAGCCTCTCCGCTTCCGCCGCGCGCGCAGGCGACAAGGTGATTGTCAGCGGAACGATTGGAGATCACGGAACGACGATTTTGATCGCGCGCGGCGACCTTGAACTGGAAACGGATATTGGCAGCGATACCGCGCCGCTGCATTTGCTGGTCGCGGACATGCTTAGCGAAACCGCACGGCTCGGCGCGCCTGACGCAATTCGCTGCATGCGTGATCCGACGCGTGGAGGCGTAGCGACCACGCTCAATGAAATCGCCCTCAGTTCCGAAGTCTGCATTCAAATCCACGAAGATCGAATTCCGGTTCGCGAAGAAGTGAAGGGCGCATGCGAAATTCTGGGACTTGATCCGTTGTATGTCGCCAACGAAGGGAAGCTGATTGCTCTGGTTTCCGGCGAAGTTGCCGAAGCGATTGTCGGGCGCATGCGCCAGAATCCGTATGGACACGACGCCTGCATCATCGGCGAGGTGAAACCGGAACCGCAGGGTATCGTGACAATGGTCACGGGATTCGGCGGCAGTCGCATCGTGGATATGCTGGTCGGGGAGCAACTGCCTCGAATTTGCTGA